The following coding sequences lie in one Actinomyces capricornis genomic window:
- a CDS encoding UrvD/REP family ATP-dependent DNA helicase, whose translation MPQDTTPIRLLAPQAPPALPAPDHWARAVMDRVAGHGNVVVLGASGTGKTTLALRLLSRAVAAGRDAVLLAPTRLRADHLRAQAAHLLGQGHGDGTVRVRTPAALALTILTTSLTRRPDPLPAPVLLAGAEEDAALAAVLDPMAWPGLAPETVASRAFRSELRNLLARAGELGVGAQELAELGDRLQVPIWGPASQLLRSWDAQGRPTADRRSQVRKVDTARLQDRAAEALGTWEVDAVEAPRPVPDLVIADDYQDCTAATARLLAALTRPDADGHRAQVVVLGDPDVAVETFRGGTPSLLIEAEDRSGLDAERLVLATRHRGNPALARLWEDQSSRLPITGTGSHRRPELDAALDAPLPTPSGSADSAGSTTPASSAAAGAAPLGEGIGAGPDRPPLPSGAGAVVAGSPSQEVAHVARMLREEHIHHTTPWSQMAVIVRSAAQAGAVARELRRRGVPVTLDTPAVLLRAEPAAAALLDVVGAGLSGRLGQVEPPAGPIAPPPVPPGESQAEPQPDPPEPARAPVHGSPVLLDDQGGPLPDRGPVMDLLTSPLIGLSTLDLRRLRRRLRAGQHSPHTCEPAREPGAEELLLGLVADPRRAQSFCEAVAGEPIALQAGLVLRASRVVAALRQAVGGEADIESLLWAAWEASGRAEAWRALALHADDDVAAPALAEAAEHDLDVVTALFKRAEVWAERHPGAPASRFLTEMAAEILPSDSVAPQGIRSVGVSVMTPAAAAGRQWQVVAVMGLNAESWPDLRLRDSMTRAGLLVDAVTGRLPHDGAGQVDPALARAQVRADERRMLLASLTRATRRLLVTATSDADHVPSSFHTQIAQATGTLGLDEDGAILPAQDVGDLTLRGLVGELRRAAVQASLPGASAQERHRGQEAGRLLAALAARGAPGAAPDTWAGAISASSREPLVAPGQRIRISPSDVEAITDCPLRWFLQRHGGSSPATGAQALGSLIHQLAERAEREHLRGPDLMAAFEAQLPTLGYPSTWLGDQAAQRARAMVERLEAYLQGVPGGAEVEVPIRAELDLPIPAGSASSPEEPRGAALPEGSQGPQSPAGPGGAGGIGQWQATGPTVPVTITGRIDRLEAAAGTGAENEDPTRLQSAMGVPRHGGVNGVGEGSPGGALDARDPVDDEGRRPAAVRVVDIKTGQRPHPDAAHHPQLATYRLALEAHGYEVVGGALVLLGKEPGKRDGLTVISPPGAALAPSPDPDSGQDWARDLVGRAALDAVGPLLQARTGPHCRTCRLKDSCPLQPEGRRVVA comes from the coding sequence ATGCCGCAGGACACCACCCCGATCCGCCTCCTGGCACCGCAGGCGCCGCCCGCCCTGCCCGCGCCGGACCACTGGGCCCGCGCCGTCATGGACCGGGTGGCCGGGCACGGCAATGTCGTGGTCCTGGGGGCCTCGGGCACGGGTAAGACCACCCTGGCCCTGCGCCTGCTGTCCCGGGCGGTGGCCGCGGGCCGTGATGCCGTTCTGCTGGCCCCCACCCGGCTGCGCGCCGACCACTTGCGCGCCCAGGCCGCCCACCTGCTGGGACAGGGCCACGGGGACGGTACCGTGCGGGTGCGCACCCCCGCGGCCCTGGCCCTGACCATCCTCACCACCTCCCTGACCCGGCGCCCCGATCCCCTGCCCGCCCCGGTGCTGCTGGCCGGCGCGGAGGAGGACGCCGCCCTGGCCGCCGTGCTCGACCCCATGGCATGGCCGGGGCTGGCGCCCGAGACGGTGGCCTCGCGGGCCTTCCGCTCCGAGCTGCGCAACCTGCTGGCCCGCGCCGGAGAGCTGGGGGTGGGGGCCCAGGAGCTGGCCGAGCTGGGAGACCGGCTCCAGGTCCCCATCTGGGGTCCCGCCTCCCAGCTCCTGCGCAGCTGGGACGCCCAGGGGCGCCCCACCGCCGATCGGCGCTCCCAGGTGCGCAAGGTGGACACCGCCCGCCTCCAGGACCGGGCCGCCGAGGCCCTGGGCACCTGGGAGGTCGACGCCGTCGAGGCACCGCGCCCGGTCCCCGACCTGGTCATCGCCGATGACTACCAGGACTGCACGGCCGCCACCGCGCGACTCCTGGCGGCCCTCACGCGCCCCGACGCCGATGGGCACCGCGCCCAGGTGGTGGTGCTGGGCGACCCCGACGTGGCGGTCGAGACCTTCCGCGGCGGTACGCCCAGCCTGCTCATCGAGGCCGAGGACCGCTCGGGCCTGGACGCCGAGCGCCTGGTGCTGGCCACCCGCCACCGGGGCAACCCGGCCCTGGCCCGCCTCTGGGAGGACCAGAGCTCCCGGCTTCCGATCACCGGGACCGGCTCCCACCGCCGTCCCGAGCTCGACGCCGCCCTCGACGCCCCGCTGCCCACCCCCAGTGGATCCGCGGACTCCGCCGGGTCCACTACCCCCGCCTCCAGCGCCGCGGCCGGTGCGGCGCCGTTGGGCGAGGGCATCGGGGCGGGACCGGATCGCCCCCCACTGCCCTCGGGGGCGGGTGCCGTCGTCGCCGGCTCCCCGTCCCAGGAGGTGGCGCACGTGGCCCGGATGCTGCGCGAGGAGCACATCCACCACACCACGCCCTGGAGCCAGATGGCCGTCATCGTGCGCTCGGCGGCCCAGGCCGGCGCCGTGGCCCGCGAGCTGCGACGCCGCGGCGTGCCGGTCACCCTGGACACCCCCGCGGTGCTGCTGCGCGCCGAGCCCGCGGCGGCCGCCCTGCTCGACGTCGTCGGGGCGGGGCTGTCGGGCCGCCTCGGGCAGGTCGAACCGCCGGCTGGTCCGATCGCGCCCCCGCCAGTGCCCCCGGGCGAGTCGCAGGCGGAGCCGCAGCCGGATCCGCCCGAGCCGGCCCGGGCGCCGGTTCACGGCTCGCCGGTGCTGCTCGATGACCAGGGCGGCCCGCTGCCCGACCGCGGCCCGGTCATGGACCTGCTCACCAGCCCCCTCATCGGCCTGAGCACCCTGGACCTGCGCCGCCTGCGCAGGCGCCTGCGCGCCGGCCAGCACAGCCCGCACACCTGCGAGCCCGCCCGCGAGCCGGGCGCCGAGGAGCTGCTCCTGGGGCTGGTGGCCGACCCGCGCCGAGCCCAGTCCTTCTGCGAGGCCGTTGCCGGCGAGCCGATCGCGCTCCAGGCCGGCCTGGTCCTGCGCGCCTCCCGCGTCGTGGCAGCCCTGAGACAGGCGGTCGGGGGCGAGGCCGACATCGAATCGCTCCTGTGGGCCGCCTGGGAGGCCTCCGGGCGGGCCGAGGCCTGGCGGGCCCTGGCCCTGCACGCCGATGACGACGTCGCCGCCCCCGCCCTGGCCGAGGCAGCCGAGCACGACCTCGACGTCGTCACCGCCCTGTTCAAGCGCGCCGAGGTCTGGGCCGAGCGCCACCCCGGTGCGCCCGCCTCTCGGTTCCTCACCGAGATGGCCGCCGAGATCCTGCCCTCCGACTCCGTCGCACCTCAGGGCATCCGATCCGTGGGCGTGAGCGTCATGACCCCGGCCGCCGCCGCAGGCCGCCAGTGGCAGGTCGTAGCCGTCATGGGGCTCAACGCCGAGTCCTGGCCCGACCTGCGGCTGCGCGACTCCATGACCCGCGCCGGCCTGCTCGTCGACGCCGTCACCGGGCGCCTGCCCCATGACGGCGCGGGCCAGGTCGATCCGGCCCTGGCCCGCGCCCAGGTGCGCGCCGATGAGCGCCGCATGCTCCTGGCCTCCCTGACCCGCGCCACTCGGAGGCTCCTGGTCACCGCCACCTCCGACGCCGACCACGTCCCCTCCTCCTTCCACACCCAGATCGCCCAGGCCACCGGCACCCTCGGCCTCGATGAGGACGGCGCCATCCTGCCCGCCCAGGACGTGGGGGACCTGACCCTGCGCGGCCTGGTCGGCGAGCTGCGGCGCGCCGCCGTGCAGGCGAGCCTGCCCGGGGCCAGCGCCCAGGAGCGCCACCGCGGCCAGGAGGCCGGCCGACTGCTGGCCGCGCTGGCCGCGCGGGGGGCGCCCGGGGCCGCGCCCGACACCTGGGCCGGGGCCATCAGTGCCTCCAGCCGGGAGCCCCTGGTGGCCCCCGGCCAGAGGATCCGCATCAGTCCCTCGGATGTGGAGGCCATCACCGACTGCCCCCTGCGGTGGTTCCTCCAGCGCCACGGCGGCTCCAGCCCCGCCACCGGCGCCCAGGCCCTGGGCAGCCTCATCCACCAGCTGGCCGAGCGCGCCGAGCGCGAGCACCTGCGCGGCCCCGACCTCATGGCGGCCTTCGAGGCCCAGCTGCCCACCCTGGGCTACCCCAGCACCTGGCTGGGGGACCAGGCCGCGCAGCGGGCCCGCGCCATGGTCGAGCGCCTGGAGGCCTACCTCCAGGGCGTGCCCGGGGGCGCCGAGGTCGAGGTGCCCATCCGGGCCGAGCTGGACCTGCCCATACCCGCAGGCAGCGCGTCCAGCCCCGAGGAGCCCCGGGGCGCCGCCCTGCCTGAGGGCTCCCAGGGCCCCCAGAGCCCTGCGGGTCCGGGAGGTGCTGGGGGGATCGGGCAGTGGCAGGCCACCGGGCCCACGGTCCCGGTCACCATCACCGGCCGCATCGACCGGCTGGAGGCCGCAGCGGGCACGGGCGCCGAGAACGAGGACCCCACGCGCCTTCAGAGCGCGATGGGCGTGCCGCGGCACGGTGGCGTCAACGGTGTCGGCGAGGGCTCTCCCGGCGGTGCCCTCGACGCCCGTGACCCCGTCGACGATGAGGGGCGCCGCCCCGCAGCGGTGCGCGTGGTCGATATCAAGACCGGTCAGAGGCCCCATCCCGACGCCGCGCACCACCCCCAGCTGGCCACCTACCGCCTCGCCCTGGAGGCCCACGGCTACGAGGTCGTCGGAGGGGCCCTGGTCCTGCTGGGCAAGGAGCCGGGCAAGCGCGATGGGCTGACCGTCATCAGCCCACCGGGCGCCGCCCTGGCGCCCAGCCCCGACCCGGACTCCGGTCAGGACTGGGCGCGCGACCTGGTGGGGCGCGCCGCCCTGGACGCCGTCGGCCCCCTCCTGCAGGCCCGCACCGGGCCCCACTGCCGCACCTGCCGCCTCAAGGACTCCTGCCCGCTCCAGCCCGAGGGGAGGCGGGTGGTCGCATGA
- a CDS encoding DUF3107 domain-containing protein, protein MQVTIGIKHSARELTVETSSSQQEVLEAVRNAATESVVLEDDKGRKVFVPAGALAYIELGQAEPRRVGFGI, encoded by the coding sequence ATGCAGGTCACCATCGGAATCAAGCACTCCGCCCGTGAGCTCACCGTGGAGACCTCCTCCTCCCAGCAGGAGGTGCTGGAGGCGGTGAGGAACGCCGCCACCGAGTCGGTCGTCCTGGAGGATGACAAGGGCCGCAAGGTCTTCGTCCCCGCCGGCGCCTTGGCCTACATCGAGCTCGGCCAGGCCGAGCCGCGCCGCGTCGGCTTCGGCATCTGA
- a CDS encoding DsbA family protein → MTYEGRWRLMEALKGMAPLVEKGKVRLVLRHMAYTPEAINAALALEAANEQGRIWPMHDALAELRCDVDDHTISQAAAKAGLDVDELWSRITSETDGAKVTDDGLDVEGLQEDGSPVVYVNGRRLHGLLNRWTLTEAANEALAEVDRTTADGGPPAPQAVH, encoded by the coding sequence ATGACCTACGAGGGCCGCTGGCGGCTCATGGAGGCCCTCAAGGGGATGGCGCCCCTGGTGGAGAAGGGCAAGGTGCGCCTCGTGCTGCGCCATATGGCCTACACCCCCGAGGCCATCAACGCGGCCCTGGCCCTGGAGGCCGCCAACGAGCAGGGCAGGATCTGGCCGATGCACGACGCCCTGGCCGAGCTGCGCTGCGACGTCGACGACCACACCATCAGCCAGGCCGCCGCCAAGGCGGGGCTCGACGTCGACGAGCTGTGGTCGCGCATCACCAGCGAGACCGACGGGGCCAAGGTGACCGACGACGGCCTGGATGTCGAGGGGCTCCAGGAGGACGGCAGCCCCGTCGTCTACGTCAACGGCAGGCGCCTCCACGGGCTGCTCAACCGGTGGACCCTGACCGAGGCCGCCAACGAGGCCCTCGCCGAGGTGGACAGGACGACGGCCGACGGCGGCCCGCCCGCACCGCAGGCGGTCCACTGA
- a CDS encoding Na+/H+ antiporter NhaA has product MGFTISLLVAGLALDDEALADQARIGVLCASLMALVLAAAIFRLGDRFWPLPRPRARRCGAPSTATATTSSAISTPRSPSSTTRT; this is encoded by the coding sequence ATGGGCTTCACCATCTCCCTGCTGGTGGCCGGTCTCGCCCTGGACGACGAAGCCCTGGCCGACCAGGCCCGGATCGGCGTCCTGTGCGCCTCCCTCATGGCCCTCGTCCTGGCCGCCGCGATCTTCCGCCTGGGCGACCGCTTCTGGCCCCTGCCCCGCCCGAGGGCGAGACGCTGCGGCGCCCCATCGACAGCCACTGCGACCACATCGTCGGCGATATCCACGCCCCGGTCACCCTCATCAACTACGCGGACATGA
- a CDS encoding ATP-dependent helicase — protein MSPESAAPATASHGALSPEGIAAALGLPSPTPEQSRVIAHPLTPLLVVAGAGSGKTATMSQRVVHLVATGAVRPDQVLGLTFTRKATAELAQRVATRLAQLAESGLMAAPAQADEAAMPTIATYNSFAGTIVREHGLRIGVDPDATLITEARAWQIASSLIEARTEPLPLETLGAATQAVLRLDAALSENLLEPGEAARDLEDLAGLFEGLAAIRGCKSLVGRAPETMRQWHGTLEAAIDYRDYKRSHGLLDFGDQISLACRIAESSQEVRAQLRAQYPAVLLDEFQDTSVAQLRLLSALFAGSGVTAVGDPHQAIYGWRGASAGALDTFHARFNPAASAPGATSGTTPVLPLSTAWRNDPAILQAANAVSSPLRHHTPEPGDSPIAHIPVEPLRPRPQDEGATGAVTSQAAQSRAERSEPARSQAAGHAAGAGAPGTGQAGAEAPQAGLMAAAYLQDPRQEARTIADFLHERWSPQAQMAVLCRARSLFPPIAQALQEAGLPVSIVGLGGMLAVPEVADLRALLGVAADPERGDRLMRLLTGAGIGAADLAALHHLARGLLTGPRAAPGEHSAEAPLLSEALEVIVREGEEAAPVPGLSPTGRSIALRLGRQLRAVRSGLHLPLPDLLALAEQALGLDIELAARLGDPMGRRALDAFHATAQQYAADIEAPTLAGFLTWLETAEERENGMEAPQVEPEPGAVQLLTIHAAKGLEWDTVVVAGMTEGGFPSYRRTPPKDLVLTESGWMTSQESFPHPLRADAQTLPPFELGALEPGATDKDTVKDLWGQYTRALGRHTIAEERRLAYVAITRARHHVLLTGSHLAKTSQSPKPPSRFLDELRRRGMLTAYGPGWLEPDPQATNPLANEVRTGWWPVPGPAGEPGAGADAGSGASGADSKRTAPLPEPGPGAAPEPERLLGPERRLSQARITAARSVRAAMEEAAQAGRSGLPGLEGGASRPPGPAPSPTAAAPAASAPAGEAGALPAGGARDAGQADAGERDPGRSGEAEEDPLVARWRCEAALLLAEREQVASRPCTVRIPSHLAATRLDDLRQDPAAFALDLRRPLPPQPRAAGRLGTVFHEAIAQRLSARGTLLSLLEAGIPETLSEPDRSRIERWLETAQSIPLLADYVLVDTEVERELSVGGTTLRCRMDAVFEHARGGRWLIVDWKTGGRRVPVDQLSVYVHAWAASQGVEAGRVSAAYIYVNEPGGAVEQLGQADLLPLEQIAAELQEPKGQWAGTDDPLSRL, from the coding sequence ATGAGCCCCGAGTCCGCCGCGCCCGCCACCGCGTCCCACGGCGCCCTGAGTCCCGAGGGGATCGCTGCGGCCCTGGGCCTGCCGTCCCCCACCCCCGAGCAGTCCCGCGTCATCGCCCACCCCCTGACCCCCCTGCTCGTCGTCGCCGGCGCGGGATCGGGCAAGACCGCCACCATGAGCCAGCGCGTCGTCCACCTCGTGGCCACCGGCGCCGTGCGGCCCGACCAGGTGCTGGGCCTGACCTTCACCCGCAAGGCCACCGCCGAGCTCGCCCAGCGCGTGGCCACCCGCCTGGCCCAGCTCGCCGAGTCCGGCCTCATGGCCGCCCCCGCGCAGGCCGATGAGGCGGCGATGCCCACCATCGCCACCTACAACTCCTTCGCGGGGACCATCGTGCGCGAGCACGGCCTGCGCATCGGCGTCGATCCCGACGCCACCCTCATCACCGAGGCCCGCGCCTGGCAGATCGCCTCCTCCCTCATCGAGGCCCGCACCGAGCCACTGCCCCTGGAGACCCTGGGCGCCGCCACCCAGGCCGTCCTGCGACTGGACGCGGCACTGTCGGAGAACCTCCTGGAGCCCGGGGAGGCCGCCCGCGACCTGGAGGACCTGGCCGGGCTCTTCGAGGGCCTCGCCGCCATCCGGGGATGCAAGTCCCTGGTGGGCAGGGCCCCTGAGACCATGCGCCAGTGGCACGGCACCCTGGAGGCCGCCATCGACTATCGGGACTACAAGCGCTCCCACGGCCTGCTCGACTTCGGCGACCAGATCTCCCTGGCCTGCCGCATCGCCGAGAGCAGCCAGGAGGTCCGCGCCCAGCTGCGCGCCCAGTACCCGGCCGTTCTGCTCGATGAGTTCCAGGACACCTCTGTGGCCCAGCTGCGCCTGCTCTCTGCGCTCTTCGCCGGCTCGGGGGTCACCGCCGTCGGCGACCCGCACCAGGCCATCTACGGGTGGCGCGGTGCCAGCGCCGGGGCCCTGGACACCTTCCACGCCCGCTTCAACCCCGCGGCCAGCGCCCCCGGCGCCACCAGTGGCACGACGCCGGTCCTGCCCCTGTCCACCGCCTGGCGCAATGACCCCGCGATCCTCCAGGCGGCCAACGCCGTGTCCTCGCCCCTGCGCCACCACACCCCCGAGCCGGGCGACAGCCCTATCGCCCACATCCCCGTCGAGCCCCTGCGCCCCCGTCCTCAGGACGAGGGCGCCACAGGAGCAGTCACAAGCCAGGCAGCGCAGAGTCGGGCAGAGAGGAGTGAGCCGGCACGGAGCCAGGCGGCAGGGCACGCCGCGGGGGCCGGTGCGCCGGGAACCGGGCAGGCAGGGGCCGAGGCTCCGCAGGCCGGGCTCATGGCCGCCGCCTACCTCCAGGACCCTCGTCAGGAGGCCCGCACCATCGCCGACTTCCTCCACGAGCGCTGGAGCCCCCAGGCGCAGATGGCGGTGCTGTGCCGCGCCCGCAGCCTCTTCCCACCCATCGCCCAGGCCCTCCAGGAGGCGGGCCTGCCGGTGAGCATCGTGGGCCTGGGCGGCATGCTCGCCGTCCCCGAGGTCGCCGACCTGCGCGCGCTGCTGGGCGTGGCCGCCGACCCCGAGCGCGGCGACCGCCTCATGCGCCTGCTCACCGGCGCCGGGATCGGGGCTGCTGATCTGGCTGCGCTCCACCACCTGGCGCGGGGGCTCCTCACCGGCCCGCGCGCCGCCCCGGGGGAGCACTCCGCCGAGGCCCCGCTGCTCTCCGAGGCCCTCGAGGTGATCGTGCGTGAGGGGGAGGAGGCCGCACCGGTGCCGGGCCTGAGCCCCACCGGCAGGAGTATCGCCCTGCGACTGGGGCGCCAGCTGCGCGCTGTGCGCTCCGGGCTCCACCTGCCCCTGCCCGACCTGCTCGCCCTGGCCGAGCAGGCCCTGGGCCTGGACATCGAGCTGGCGGCGCGCCTCGGCGACCCCATGGGGCGTCGCGCCCTGGACGCCTTCCACGCCACCGCCCAGCAGTACGCCGCCGACATCGAGGCCCCCACCCTCGCAGGATTCCTCACCTGGCTGGAGACCGCCGAGGAGCGGGAGAACGGCATGGAGGCCCCGCAGGTCGAGCCCGAGCCCGGGGCCGTCCAACTGCTGACCATCCACGCCGCCAAGGGACTGGAGTGGGACACCGTGGTGGTGGCCGGCATGACCGAGGGCGGCTTCCCCTCCTACCGCAGGACCCCGCCCAAGGACCTCGTCCTGACCGAGAGCGGGTGGATGACCTCCCAGGAGAGCTTCCCCCACCCGCTGCGCGCCGACGCCCAGACCCTGCCCCCCTTCGAGCTGGGGGCCCTCGAGCCCGGTGCCACCGACAAGGACACCGTCAAGGACCTGTGGGGGCAGTACACCCGGGCCCTGGGCCGCCACACCATCGCCGAGGAGCGGCGCCTGGCCTACGTGGCCATCACCCGCGCCCGCCACCACGTGCTGCTCACCGGCTCCCACCTGGCCAAGACCTCCCAGAGTCCCAAGCCGCCCTCCCGATTCCTCGACGAGCTGCGCCGGCGCGGCATGCTCACCGCCTACGGGCCCGGGTGGCTCGAGCCCGACCCCCAGGCCACCAACCCCCTGGCCAACGAGGTGCGCACCGGGTGGTGGCCCGTCCCGGGGCCCGCTGGAGAGCCAGGCGCAGGAGCGGATGCGGGGTCGGGCGCATCGGGCGCCGACTCCAAGCGCACGGCGCCACTGCCAGAGCCGGGGCCGGGCGCGGCCCCGGAGCCGGAGCGACTGCTGGGGCCGGAGCGCCGGCTCTCCCAGGCCAGGATCACCGCGGCCCGGTCCGTGCGCGCCGCCATGGAGGAGGCGGCGCAGGCCGGTCGCTCCGGGCTCCCGGGCCTGGAGGGCGGCGCGTCCCGCCCGCCCGGCCCGGCGCCTTCTCCCACTGCGGCCGCCCCTGCAGCATCCGCCCCCGCCGGGGAGGCGGGAGCGCTCCCGGCCGGCGGCGCCCGCGATGCGGGGCAGGCCGATGCGGGGGAGCGGGATCCGGGGCGGTCGGGGGAGGCCGAGGAGGACCCCCTGGTGGCGCGCTGGCGCTGCGAGGCGGCCCTCCTCCTGGCCGAGCGCGAGCAGGTCGCCAGTCGGCCGTGCACCGTGCGCATCCCCTCCCACCTGGCCGCCACCCGCCTGGACGACCTGCGCCAGGATCCCGCCGCCTTCGCCCTGGACCTGCGCCGCCCACTGCCACCGCAGCCCCGCGCCGCAGGCAGGCTCGGCACCGTCTTCCACGAGGCCATCGCCCAGCGTCTCTCTGCCCGCGGGACCCTGCTCAGCCTCCTGGAGGCGGGCATCCCCGAGACCCTCAGCGAGCCGGATCGGAGCAGGATCGAGCGCTGGCTGGAGACCGCCCAGAGCATCCCGCTCCTGGCCGACTACGTCCTGGTGGACACCGAGGTGGAGCGCGAGCTGAGCGTGGGCGGAACGACGCTGCGCTGTCGCATGGACGCCGTCTTCGAGCACGC